The Calditrichota bacterium genome segment CGCCGAAGCATCGGCAAGAAACTCCCGGCGGCGCGAGATAGCCATCTGCAAGAGCGACGCAAAGAGCGGCGCCAGGATCATAAAGACAATACCGATGAGCGCCAAAATCGCCGCTCCGCTTCCGCTGCGCTCGGACGTCCGCCGAAACCGACGGCTTGACCCACCATACCAAAGCGACCGCCCGAAGATATCCGCCAGGAGCACTACCGCTCCGACCAGCGCCGCCACCAGCATCATCAGCCGGATGTCGTAGTTGCGAATATGACTCATTTCATGCGCGACGACGCCTTGCAATTCCTCACGGTTCAATTTGTTTATCAGGCCTCGTGTAACGGCAACCGCTGCGTGATCGGGATCGCGGCCGGTGGCAAAGGCATTGAGCGCGTCGGACTCGATGGTATAGACCTTGGGCATCGGCAAGCCGGCGGCGATGCGCATCTCATCGACCAGGTTGATCAGTTGCCGGTCGCGCACCGGATCGGCTTCCTGCGCTGAACTGATTGCAAGAATAGCCGCTCTCCCCCCGAAATAAGCCCAAAGAACGTAGATCGCGGCGATGACCAAAGCCGCAACACCGCCGAATTCAGGGTAACCATACGCATTGCCGAATGCCATACCCATCAGGATTAAGATCAGGAAGACTCCAGCCAGAAGCAACACCGACTTGTTCCGGTTGACGGCCATTTGATGGGCAAAGTCGATGCGCTCGACCGGTGTCGGCGCAGCAGACTCCAGTGCAGTAGAATCGGCGTTGGAGTGAGGGTCCGAAGCCAGGCTCACGCCGCCGGCGGCAACTACGAACGGCTTTCCGCAGAGTCCGCAGCGCCAGGCACTGCTGCGGTTCTCATAGCCGCAGATAGGACAGGGCTTTAGTGAGGTTGGCACGTCGAGACTAAAGGAAGATCGGCTATCTCAAGTCAACCTTGACAGGTTCGCGCTCGGCTTCGGGCACGACATAATACTCCTCACGTTGGAACCCGAATGATGCTGCGATCAGACTCGACGGGAAGAGTTCTGTTGCGTTGTTCATTCGCATCACCGAGTCGTTGTAGTATTGCCGGGCGAAGGCGATTTTGTTCTCGGTGGAGGTCAGTTCCTCCTGCAATTCGCGGACGTTCTGGTTGGCTTTCAGGTCGGGGTAGGCTTCCATCAGGGCAAAGAGCGATTTCAATGCCCCGGTCAGCATATTTTCAGCCTGCGCGACCGATGCTGTGCCGCTGGCGTTCATAGCCGCGCCGCGGGCTTCGATCACCTTCTGCAATGTCTCCTGCTCGTAGGACATATAGTCCTTGACGACCTCGACCAGATTGGGAATCAGGTCGTGACGACGTTTCAG includes the following:
- a CDS encoding LemA family protein; the protein is MAYIIVLALAALIVFYVVGLYNRLVRLRNAVRNAWHQIDVQLKRRHDLIPNLVEVVKDYMSYEQETLQKVIEARGAAMNASGTASVAQAENMLTGALKSLFALMEAYPDLKANQNVRELQEELTSTENKIAFARQYYNDSVMRMNNATELFPSSLIAASFGFQREEYYVVPEAEREPVKVDLR
- a CDS encoding M48 family metallopeptidase; this translates as MAVNRNKSVLLLAGVFLILILMGMAFGNAYGYPEFGGVAALVIAAIYVLWAYFGGRAAILAISSAQEADPVRDRQLINLVDEMRIAAGLPMPKVYTIESDALNAFATGRDPDHAAVAVTRGLINKLNREELQGVVAHEMSHIRNYDIRLMMLVAALVGAVVLLADIFGRSLWYGGSSRRFRRTSERSGSGAAILALIGIVFMILAPLFASLLQMAISRRREFLADASAVELTRNPHALATALEKIDNALEATPLPGASRATQHIYIANPLRSFGMRASALWSTHPPTAARIKVLQAMG